The Chloracidobacterium sp. genome contains the following window.
GACAAACCGGCCATCAATGAAAAGCTACAGCGTTGGTATAACGATGACAAAGGCCGCTCGCTTCAACTCGAAATTGCAGAATTAGCGCAGAATTGGGTAGGCGAACGCTCTGCGGCCAGCGGTAAATAAGGCTATTATGCGGACGACAAGGGCAGATGATGACCTTAGGCGTGACAAAGCGTCGATATATTCGAGCGAGGATAAAATATGAAAGTCTATGAGATCCAAAAATTTGGCATTGACGAATTAACACTTAACGAGCGTGACGAACCGACGCCGGCGGCACATGAAGTGTTGATCAGGTTTCACGCGGCCTCGCTCAACTACCGCGACTATATGGTCGTGAACGGGACGTACAATCCGCGAATGAAGACGCCCGCTATTCCACTTTCTGATGGTGCGGGTGAGGTTATCGCAATTGGTGCCGCAGTGACGAAATGGAAAGTCGGGGCACGCGTTATGCCGATCTTTGTCCAGCGTTGGTTTGAGGGCGAATCAACCGAAGAGAAGCGCCGAACGGCTCTGGGTGCGGGACCACAATGGGACGGTGTGCTCCGCGAGATGGGGGCTTTTAATGAGGATTCGGTGGTTGAAATACCTGAGCACCTTTCGTATAAGGAGGCGGCAACCTTGCCGTGTGCGGCCATTACGGCGTGGAATGCGTTGGCGGTTTCGGGCAAGATCAAGGCGGGCGACACGGTTTTGACGCTCGGCACAGGCGGCGTTTCAATATTCGCTGTTCAGTTTGCAAAGATGTTTGGAGCCCGCGTGATCGCGACCTCCAGCAGTGACGAAAAGATCGAACGGCTTCGAGAACTTGGTGTCGATGAAACCATCAATTATCGTACGCGCGACGATTGGGACGCGGCGGTTTTGGACCTTACGGATAAACGCGGCGTCGACCACGTCGTAGAGGTCGGAGGTTCGGGAACGCTTGCCAAATCGCTCAACGCGGTTCGTATCGGCGGTCACGTCGCTATGATCGGAGCATTGGCTGCAGGAGATTTCAGCCCGGTCCCGCTCTTTATGAAGTCCGTACGTCTTCAGGGAGTTTTCACGGGTTCAAGGTCAATATTTGAGGATATGAACCGTGCGGTCAGCGTTAACGAATTGAAGCCGGTCATCGATCGGGTCTTTAACTTCGACGACGTAAAAGCGGCATTCAGACATATGGAGAGCGGTGCACATTTTGGAAAGATCGTTATCGAATACTAGGGCGACACATAGCGGATCAAGGGGAACTTTATGACAAAATTTTTCGACGAATTAATGATTGGTGATCTGAAACTCAAAAATCGGATCGTGATGGCTCCGATGACGCGGAGTCGGGCTAATGACGATGGCATTCAGCCGGATTATGTGCCTGAGTATTACGCTCAACGGGCGTCGGGCGGGCTTCTGATATCGGAAGCAACAAACATCTCGCCTATGGCCAAGGGATATGTACGTACGCCGGGAATCTATACTCCTGAGCAGATCGATGCGTGGAAACAGGTGACTGCGGCGGTTCACGCGAATGGCGGCAGGATCTTTATGCAGATATTTCACACTGGCCGGATCGCGTTGCCTGAGCTATTGCCGGACAATGCCCAGCCCGTCGCTCCGTCGGCGGTAAAGGCCGCGGGACAAAATTACACCGACAGCGGTATGAAGGATTTTGTCGAACCGCGTGAATTGACGACCGAAGAGGTCAAGGAAACCGTTCGCGATTTTGCTGCCGCGGCAACGAATGCGATCGAGGCCGGCTTTGACGGAGTCGAACTCCACTCCGCGAGCGGATATCTGGTTCACCAGTTCCTGATGCAGCCTGTCAATCAGCGGACCGATGAGTACGGCGGATCGGTCAAAAATCGTACACGATTCGTATTCGAAATTCTGGATGCGATGTCCGACGCTATTGGCAAAGAGCGTGTTGGCGTGAAGTTTTCGCCCCAGATGCCCTACAACGATATTCAGGAACCGGATGCCGACGAAGTGTATCCGTTTATTATGTCCGAGCTGTCCAAAAAGGGTTTGGCGTATGTTCACGTCGCCGCACAGAGCGACGCCGGCTGGCACGATAGACTCCGGCCGTTATATTCAGGAGTTTACATTGCTGGCGGCAATTTTGACCGCGATCGCGGAGCAGAATATCTTGGAGCAGGTAAGGCCGACGCGATAGCATTTGGCGTCAAGTTTTTGGCAAACCCGGACCTTCCGGCAAGATTTGAGCAAAATGCAGAATTGAATCAACCGGATCAGTCGACGTTTTACGCTGGCGGCGAGAAAGGATATACAGATTATCCGACGTTGGCGAAAGCTGCCGGATCGATTTAGACCACAGTAAAGCTCCAACGGCTAGCATACTGTTGAACATATTAGCCGCGCGGAGATGGATTTGCGAACTGTAACTATATTTGTTACAGTATTGATATGGGCATTAGGATTGTCAGTTCGCATTTTGCGGTGACGCTCGGGGCTAAGATATAATTTCAGCAATATTTGATAGGAGATAATAATGGGAACTTTTGCTAAACAATTGACGGATTCGAATTTTGATAGTGATGTACTGAAGTCGGACAAGGCAGTACTTGTAGATTTCTGGGCCGAATGGTGCGGACCGTGCCGTATGATAGCCCCGTCGGTAGAGGCGATTGCCGAGGAATACACCGGCAAGGTTGACGTCTTTAAGATGAACGTCGACGAAAACCCAATGGTGCCTAATCAGTTCGGCATCCGTGGTATTCCGACATTGATAGTTTTCAAGGGCGGCCAGGAGCAGGAGCGGATCGTCGGTGCGGTTAACCGCGAAGCGATCGCTAAGGTAGTTGGGAAGTACGTTTAGTTATTTCTTAGGTTATTGATCAGCAGACCGAAAAGAAGCCCCGTCGAAAGTGATTTCGACGGGGCTTCTTCAGTTGACCCTATCAAGTTCTACGACTTAGTGAGCATTGTAGTTGGCAATCGGAAAGTCACCGTTTGCACCGAAAGCAAATGTAGTAACGGCGTTCGAAGACGTTCCGAGCGACCAGAAAGCATTTGCTCCAGCCGTCGGACGCCATATAGCGACATCGGTCTTGCCGTCACCGTCATAATCACCCTGTACGGGAAAGTCGGTCGCGGACGCTCCAAATGTGCGATAGTTGATCGCGGCATCCGAGCTGTTTCGCCATTGCCACTGCATAGCACCGGAGACGCCTCGGACTGTCGCAATATCCGTTTTGCCGTCGCCATCGTAGTCGCCGGGAACAATAAGGTCAGTCGGTGTTCCAAAGATCACGGTCGGCTGTGCGACATTGGCATCCGAGAGGATCCAGAATCCAGCTTGGCCGCCGCCGGCATTGCGCTGAATGCCGAAGTCGGCCTTTCCATTTCCGTCATAGTCGCCGGGTGCCGGAAAATCACCATTTACGCCCCAGGGCACAAATGAGACAGCTCCGTTTGCAACCGTGCGGAAATACCAGGTGCTCTGGGCACCGGCAGTAGCTCCCGCACGGTACACAGCCAGATCATCCTTGCCGTCGCCGTTATAATCACCAACGACCGTCACATCGTCACCGGTTTGGCCAAAGGCCTCCTGACGAAGCGTTGAGGTCGCGCTGTTCAGGATGTAGTAGGTTGCAACGGTCGCAGC
Protein-coding sequences here:
- a CDS encoding NAD(P)-dependent alcohol dehydrogenase, with the translated sequence MKVYEIQKFGIDELTLNERDEPTPAAHEVLIRFHAASLNYRDYMVVNGTYNPRMKTPAIPLSDGAGEVIAIGAAVTKWKVGARVMPIFVQRWFEGESTEEKRRTALGAGPQWDGVLREMGAFNEDSVVEIPEHLSYKEAATLPCAAITAWNALAVSGKIKAGDTVLTLGTGGVSIFAVQFAKMFGARVIATSSSDEKIERLRELGVDETINYRTRDDWDAAVLDLTDKRGVDHVVEVGGSGTLAKSLNAVRIGGHVAMIGALAAGDFSPVPLFMKSVRLQGVFTGSRSIFEDMNRAVSVNELKPVIDRVFNFDDVKAAFRHMESGAHFGKIVIEY
- a CDS encoding alkene reductase; the encoded protein is MTKFFDELMIGDLKLKNRIVMAPMTRSRANDDGIQPDYVPEYYAQRASGGLLISEATNISPMAKGYVRTPGIYTPEQIDAWKQVTAAVHANGGRIFMQIFHTGRIALPELLPDNAQPVAPSAVKAAGQNYTDSGMKDFVEPRELTTEEVKETVRDFAAAATNAIEAGFDGVELHSASGYLVHQFLMQPVNQRTDEYGGSVKNRTRFVFEILDAMSDAIGKERVGVKFSPQMPYNDIQEPDADEVYPFIMSELSKKGLAYVHVAAQSDAGWHDRLRPLYSGVYIAGGNFDRDRGAEYLGAGKADAIAFGVKFLANPDLPARFEQNAELNQPDQSTFYAGGEKGYTDYPTLAKAAGSI
- the trxA gene encoding thioredoxin produces the protein MGTFAKQLTDSNFDSDVLKSDKAVLVDFWAEWCGPCRMIAPSVEAIAEEYTGKVDVFKMNVDENPMVPNQFGIRGIPTLIVFKGGQEQERIVGAVNREAIAKVVGKYV
- a CDS encoding VCBS repeat-containing protein translates to MIDVVAYGVANNAEGGTSVNNGSVLVSTEGAVRKTGGCTDTDNNNLDFDVVTAPVPRNMATTPAPCGAAPTGKAPVDFDGDGKTDYSVVRNVGGGSGGQVRWYWNINGSVAPTAAADWGLATDFFISGDYDGDGKDDIVVWRPGAATVATYYILNSATSTLRQEAFGQTGDDVTVVGDYNGDGKDDLAVYRAGATAGAQSTWYFRTVANGAVSFVPWGVNGDFPAPGDYDGNGKADFGIQRNAGGGQAGFWILSDANVAQPTVIFGTPTDLIVPGDYDGDGKTDIATVRGVSGAMQWQWRNSSDAAINYRTFGASATDFPVQGDYDGDGKTDVAIWRPTAGANAFWSLGTSSNAVTTFAFGANGDFPIANYNAH